Proteins co-encoded in one Ziziphus jujuba cultivar Dongzao chromosome 9, ASM3175591v1 genomic window:
- the LOC125424059 gene encoding N-alpha-acetyltransferase MAK3 isoform X3 has product MCRNDGLKDGYRTCCRSIKVKMESGCEEVTLEAEVTNKGALALYGRLGFIRAKWLFRHYLSGVDAFCLKLLFPRSDLHPFIHKD; this is encoded by the exons ATGTGTAGGAACGATGGTTTGAAAGATGG CTACAGAACTTGTTGCCGATCTATTAAAGTCAAGATGGAATCGGGTTGTGAAGAG GTGACATTAGAAGCAGAAGTCACAAACAAAGGAGCACTTGCACTATATGGTCGTCTTGGATTTATCAGGGCAAAATGGCTCTTCCGACATTATTTGAGCGGGGTTGATGCATTCTGTTTGAAGTTACTGTTTCCACGGTCAGACTTGCACCCTTTCATTCATAAAGATTAG
- the LOC125424059 gene encoding N-alpha-acetyltransferase MAK3 isoform X2 → MATELVADLLKSRWNRVVKSVLKLKKKLVISCLLDFPHMKVTLEAEVTNKGALALYGRLGFIRAKWLFRHYLSGVDAFCLKLLFPRSDLHPFIHKD, encoded by the exons ATGG CTACAGAACTTGTTGCCGATCTATTAAAGTCAAGATGGAATCGGGTTGTGAAGAG tgttctgaagttgaagaagaaacttgttattTCATGTTTGTTGGATTTTCCTCATATGAAGGTGACATTAGAAGCAGAAGTCACAAACAAAGGAGCACTTGCACTATATGGTCGTCTTGGATTTATCAGGGCAAAATGGCTCTTCCGACATTATTTGAGCGGGGTTGATGCATTCTGTTTGAAGTTACTGTTTCCACGGTCAGACTTGCACCCTTTCATTCATAAAGATTAG
- the LOC132799398 gene encoding uncharacterized protein LOC132799398 — MGQTSGGSACTGQQLAAAARGRGQRGRPPIRHRVYAMTKQEAQTTPDFVTGTLSILGDDARVLIDLGATHSFISREYVARVRMTPIPLGCCLEIATPTGESLWPSQMLGGSLLCIEGQVMETDLILLDLQGLDVILGMDWLASHHPSVDRFCKEKGCKQYLAHIVDTRISEVRLEDVPMVKDSTDVFPDSRLCVDYRHLNKATIRNKYPLPRIDDLFDQLQGAKLFSKIDLRSRYHQLRIRESNIPKTAFKTRYGHYEFLVMSFGLTNAPAVFMDLMNQFFCLYLDRFIIIFIDDILVFSRSEIKHEMHLSLVLQTLRQHQLYAKFSKYEFWFSQVGFLEHVVSADGIYVDPQKVEAVSNWEQPTMVTEVRSFLGLAGYYRRFIEEFSKIAGPLHHLTRKGVKFEWTDRCEERFQKLKEKLTSAPVLTLPEGNDGFEANVVADTLSRKSTGSLVYMQTIQLPLMFKGNWNVYLPLAEFTYNKSYHSSIEMSPYEALYGRQCRTPLCWNETGERKLLGLEIVQATVDKVNIIWTKLKAAQDRQKSYADVHRKDLEFKLVQILGREEKRLRNKTIALVKVLWRNHLVEKATWEREDQMRSQHPYSSKTKLIKSCLVFFRSHSRRLVVAEYDPKVDLLDQKFMMKGKWYQRTNLEMGWFSHINLRWTGFTMRKDGNEKLSNGASIVVLIGVLEFC; from the exons ATGGGTCAGACTTCAGGTGGTTCTGCGTGCACTGGGCAGCAGTTGGCAGCTGCAGCTAGAGGCAGAGGTCAGAGGGGACGACCACCTATTAGACATAGGGTGTATGCTATGACCAAGCAGGAGGCACAGACGACCCCCGACTTTGTGACAGGTACATTATCTATACTTGGTGATGATGCACGTGTACTCATTGACCTAGGGGCTACACATTCTTTTATTTCACGTGAGTATGTTGCACGAGTCAGGATGACTCCCATTCCTTTAGGATGTTGCTTGGAGATTGCCACACCCACAGGAGAGTCATTATGGCCTAGTCAAATGCTTGGAGGTAGCCTACTTTGTATTGAGGGCCAAGTTATGGAGACCGATTTGATCTTGTTAGATCTCCAAGGGTTGGATGTGATCCTCGGCATGGATTGGCTTGCTTCACATCATCCTTCAGTGGATCGTTTTTGCAAGGAG AAGGGTTGTAAGCAGTATTTAGCTCACATAGTTGATACTCGAATTAGTGAGGTGAGGTTGGAGGATGTACCAATGGTGAAGGATTCCACAGATGTGTTCCCTGATTCCAG GTTGTGTGTAGATTACAGGCATTTGAATAAGGCCACCATCCGTAACAAATACCCTTTGCCCCGGATTGATGATCTTTTTGATCAGCTTCAGGGTGCTAAACTGTTTTCCAAGATTGACTTGAGGTCAAGATACCATCAGTTGAGGATTAGGGAATCGAACATTCCCAAAACTGCATTCAAGACAAGATACGGGCATTATGAGTTTTTGGTGATGTCTTttggactcaccaatgcccctgCAGTTTTTATGGACTTAATGAATCAGTTTTTCTGTCTATATTTAGACCGGTTCATTATTATCttcattgatgatattttggtgttcTCGCGGAGCGAGATAAAGCATGAGATGCATTTGAGTTTGGTGTTGCAAACCTTAAGGCAACACCAGTTGTACGCCAAGTTCAGTAAATATGAGTTTTGGTTTAGTCAAGTGGGATTTCTTGAACATGTAGTTTCTGCTGATGGCATTTATGTAGATCCTCAGAAGGTAGAAGCAGTGTCGAATTGGGAGCAACCCACTATGGTGACTGAAGTACGGAGTTTCCTAGGTTTAGCGGGGTATTACCGCAGGTTCATCGAAGAATTCTCCAAGATAGCAGGACCACTTCACCATTTAACCAGGAAAGGAGTTAAGTTCGAGTGGACTGACAGGTGTGAGGAGCGCttccaaaaattaaaggaaaagttGACTTCAGCTCCTGTTCTGACCTTGCCCGAGGGCAATGATGGTTTTGAG GCAAATGTAGTAGCCGATACATTAAGTAGGAAGTCTACAGGCTCATTAGTTTATATGCAGACAATACAACTTCCTTTAATG TTCAAGGGGAATTGGAATGTGTATCTACCTTTAGCAGAGTTCACCTACAACAAGAGCTATCACTCGAGCATTgagatgtcaccttatgaggcattgtatgggagacaatgtcggactccattatgttggaatgagacAGGTGAAAGGAAACTTCTAGGCCTTGAGATTGTACAAGCGACAGTGGACAAGGTCAATATTATATGGACCAAGTTGAAAGCAGCACAAGACAGGCAAAAGAGCTATGCGGACGTGCATAGGAAGGATCTCGAGTTCAAG CTAGTGCAGATTTTAGGAAGGGAAGAGAAAAGGCTTCGCAACAAGACTATAGCTTTGGTGAAGGTTCTTTGGAGAAACCACCTTGTCGAGAAGGCGACTTGGGAGCGAGAGGATCAAATGCGGAGTCAGCATCCTTACTCTTCCAAAACTAAG CTTATTAAATCTTGCCTTGTGTTCTTTAGAAGTCATAGCCGGAGATTAGTTGT GGCTGAATATGACCCAAAAGTTGATCTATTGGATCAGAAGTTCATGATGAAAGGGAAATGGTATCAAAGGACGAATTTGGAG ATGGGATGGTTCTCTCACATCAACTTAAGATGGACTGGCTTCACAATGAGGAAAGATGGGAATGAAAAGCTATCAAATGGAGCAAGTATAGTGGTGCTGATAGGAGTGCTGGAATTTTGCTGA
- the LOC107435280 gene encoding protein FAR1-RELATED SEQUENCE 9-like: MEKQMAEIYTSKILLKFQDELWHSLLTMPQLVRENDTHKMYVVESSPNDRVCIVWEIAYDKVLDYASCTCKKFESEGIPYRHILAFSRLLINIALPNQYIMKRWTRVAKTQIIFDKQGVKISGKRSSMLMWQAKLFQLALEVIDKAITNEEVSVIMNDGLQSLLDKIKSIVINRKSGCIVEKGSNANNSESLKDPS, from the coding sequence atggaaaagcaaatggCTGAGATTTACACAAGCAAAATTTTGCTTAAGTTTCAAGATGAATTGTGGCATAGCTTACTGACAATGCCACAACTTGTTCGTGAAAACGATACTCACAAAATGTATGTGGTTGAGAGTAGTCCAAATGATCGTGTTTGTATAGTTTGGGAAATTGCTTACGATAAAGTATTGGACTATGCATCTTGTACTTGTAAGAAGTTTGAGAGTGAAGGAATTCCATATAGACATATTTTGGCATTCTCGCGACTCCTTATTAATATTGCTTTGCCAAATCAATATATCATGAAAAGGTGGACTAGAGttgcaaaaactcaaataaTATTCGACAAGCAAGGTGTTAAGATAAGTGGAAAACGTAGTTCAATGTTGATGTGGCAAGCTAAACTATTCCAACTTGCTTTAGAAGTCATTGATAAAGCCATAACAAATGAAGAGGTAAGTGTAATTATGAATGATGGTCTTCAAAGTTTGCTAGACAAGATTAAATCCATAGTTATCAACAGGAAGAGTGGATGCATTGTTGAAAAAGGTAGTAATGCTAATAATTCTGAATCTTTGAAAGACCCATCTTAA